In Miscanthus floridulus cultivar M001 chromosome 8, ASM1932011v1, whole genome shotgun sequence, the sequence TTGGTGCTTGACTTCATTGGCAAAATCTGTTCGGGAcgactagcgcccggacgtccgaacGCTGCTCCCACACCCGGGGCCAACGCACGCAACTCCCTTTGCCCTACGCCAAATCCTGCTCTGGAGGTAGCATCCGTCCAGATGGAGCTCCACGCTTGCACCCGACACCCGCATCGAGTGCCAGCGTCTGGAATGGCGCCCCCGCGCCGGCACATGAACCATAGCGTCGCCCTGGCAGCAGCACCAGGCTTGTCGCACCGCACGTGAACCACGGTGGCGCCCCAGTAGCAGCACCAGGCGGGCTGTAGCAGGCCACTGTCCGCCAGCCACCAACgtgcattgcaacatgtgcaacacacgaTCTACTTTTTTGAAACAtaaagataaaacatttgcaacattctcttgaaacatgtgtgtatagccataagaatatatgcaacatctagatccgCTCTTGCAACATaaatttgaaacatctgaaacacatgaaaccaaacacttgaaacatgtgtgtgCAGCCAAAGCAACATAtgcaaacatccagatgaaaacaaCATACGTCTCAAATAatccagatccacttttgcaacataagtctgaaacatctgaaacacatgaaaacaaacacttgaaacatgcatgtgCAGCCATAGCAacttatgcaacatccagatgaaaacacttgaacCATGCATCTGAGACAACTAAAACACTTTGCACATAGGCTTACAACATGTGTATTTTGTCATTGCAAACATCCCAGATATACCGttacaacatccaaatgaaacacctgaaacaaaaagccTAAAATGCCTTAAACAATTGAGGCCACTGCCAACCTGGTGGGGGAACTGCGGTAGATCAGCGAGGAATACAGTGAGTGGATGGAGGCCACCCTCGGGGCGCTGGAGTGGCAACAGCGAGCTCCAGCCGAGCAGGGAGGCCATGGCAGGCCGCCGCCCAAAGGGGGCCCGCGAGGAAAGCCATCTCTCACCGCCGCCCAAACAGATTTCGATATTCTCTAACACGAGCGTCCGTGCGTCCGTCCTTATCTGGACGTCGCTCGCCCACACACCCACCTCGCTGTTGTTTTTCCCCATAGCTCGCTCCTACCCGCCGGCGACGCACGGCTCCCCGTTCCCGCGCTATGCTCCTTCCTGCGCCACGCCTCGCGCCGCATCTcctcccccacccccacccacccacGCACCGCCGCGTTCGCTCCCCCATGTCGTCGCTGCTCGGCCAGCCAGCTTCGATGGGGTATGTGTTGTTGGCGATGGCAAAGGTGCTGGAGCAGCCCACGGTGCCGGGGGTGGCCCCATGTCTGCACTAGTTGGTTTCCACACCCGCATGATAGCGAGGTGAGGGCGGGCGAATGCTCCaccattttttattttatttttttttttgctcaccCTCAATTTGGCAGGGCAGATACAGGGGAAACCAAACGGCCCCTTGGTAAAAATTACAAATGGCCCTACTAACAAAACAAACCAAGGGCACATTTGTTTACGACATCTCCATCCTCTATCCCAATAACTATCCCAGCTTTTTTTATGATTTAAAAGGAGATTAAGTAGCTGTAGCCATGGCAAGTATCAAGTGTAGATTCCATCTCATCTCTACCATTGAGCACAATCTACAATGGTTGCAGATAAGCAATAGAGGTGCACCTGCTATACGGTGACAGGGATCACCCCTGCTACGGTTGGAAACATAATTAAGCCATCCATCCATACAATCTCGAGCCGCCAGGTACGTGCGGTAGAAACAATTAACCCTCCCATGTATCCGAGTCGTTCGCCCCTCCCTATCTTGGAGCTACTGTAGTTGCTAATGGAAGCTTTTGTTTCCGTTGGGGTGGCAATGACATGTGAAGTCCCTTATTCTGCTCCGCTCACCCCTGATGTTTACAGTGCTGGCACTTCACTTATAGACCTCACCTTATGAAGACGGAAAGCTCCTGTCCAACAAGCAAAGCTCCTGATGTAGCTCAGTTCAGATATCATAACATATCGCAGTTCACAACTAGGAAAGCTCCTGTACAACTGATTTAGCTCAGTTTCAGATATCAAACTGAATGAAAGCACTACACCACGCCACTATAGTCAGCATAAGAAAGATCCATGCAGGACTCAATTAAAAGAAGAAACTCTAGTCTTCCTCTGAGATGGAAAGAGGGCAAACACAAAACAGTTAAttcaagaaagaaagaaagaaacacaAGACAGGCATATAGGTCATAATAATTAAATGCAGGGACAGCTCATAACAAGGTTCCACAATCTTAACAAAGCACTCTATTCAGACCAAAAACCAAAAGCTCAGATGAGTTCTTGTTGGAAACACCAGTGCTTTCGCCATACTCCCTTCAATAGAAGAAACCTAGAACCTTGCCTCCAACATTCTTCCTACGGGCCTCCTCATGGTCCATAATGCCAGCAGACGTCGTCAGCACGATGTAGCCAAACTACACATCCAAGTAAAAGAAAAGCACAATTAGCACTTGAAGAGTCGAGCGTACAAACAACTACAAGCAGTTTGTGTGCAGGAAAATAATGCAACAGACTAACCTGACGTGATGGGAGCAGCCTGGCAGTCCATCCTTCGATCTCCTTTACGCCAACATCAAAGCGAGGGCTAATAACACCACATTTGTTTAGCCTTCCATTCAGTTCCACCACAATCTTCCCAGCACGGTGGTCATCCACGTATTCGAACTCACCAATGTAGCCTACATAATAGAACAGTAATCACCAGACATATCCACAGAATGAAGCAATTGAAATGGGGCATAAGATTCAGAACTAACCATGACGCTGCATGACAGTCAAGAACTTGATGATGACCTTCGATGACGGCCTGATCATGACTTGCCTTTTCCCCCTCTTCTCAGCATTGTACATGGACTTGAGCGCATCGTTGAGCACACTGACCCTCACCATGCTGACCTTAACTGAAGAAAAAGATACAATTGTAAGGGTCCCATGCCAGAGAGAATAGCATAGGAAACAGCCATTTACATCAATGAATCACGATCAAAAAGTAACAGCAGCACAAATAATTATGCCACAACATCAATGCAAAATGATGTACAGGTAGCATTCATCTaacaaaagaacaaaaaaaaaatccagtgCTATATTGAAATAATGTAAAGAAATGAATTGCTATTGCTACAGGAGATAACAAGCTTAACCACATGATCCATACTGTTGAAAGTTGAAACTCATAAGATAACAAAATGATAGCTATAAAGCCAACCCAACATATAACAAGTTAAAAGCATGttacaatatcagcaaattaacCATGATATCGGCTCTAGTGGTTGTAAAATAACTACTCATCACATGTGCATTAGCTTGTTCCAACAATCAGATTGTACAGGATAAACCTATGGTTCATAAACAACAGACCATCAAATTAACACAAGTACTACTACACGCCGACATCATCTAATCTAATTACCAGAACTCAACTGATGACACAGCTGATGAGAAAGCACCAAAAAGTTACCCACTGCAGTTAATTTTTTTACCTTAAGATCACCCACAAAGTAAGGGATCTCTCAGCACCAATACCTGCTGCCTGATGTGCTTATTCGCTAACTACTTAAACAGCCTACCTGGGCCAGAACCAACACTACGTTGCATCACTCCAGCATACCAGAATAGAATTACAAACTAAACTTCACTGATCATGCACAAGCAAAAGACAGCAATAAGAGACGGACGCTTCACGGATCATGAAAAAACGGAACACCCGATAGGCCGATACCCAGTACAGTCATGGTCTAAATGGGAACGCACAAGAGCATCAGGAATCATGCGCATCAAAAGCAACTGCTAGTCCCAGGACTCCTGCGAAGATGAAGCTACCAGGCAGAGACACGATTGTGGGGAAAAAATGTGAAGCCTAGTTCCTGGTTCAGCGCACACGGCGCACCGATAAATCACGAGGCCGACaaggcgcgcgcgcgcacacacacaacgCCACCGCCCTCCTCCGCAAGCCCGATCCGCAGCACCTGACCAGCTCTACCACCTCATCGCGAAACCAAGTCAAAGCTCGGGAGGACGAGGACGGAGGGAATGGGACGTGGAGACTAACCTCACCTCGACGGACGGCGTGGCCGAGAGAAGGGCGAAGcggcgcggtggcggcgggcgCTGGAGAggagtggcggcta encodes:
- the LOC136472702 gene encoding small ribosomal subunit protein uS8z/uS8w; amino-acid sequence: MVRVSVLNDALKSMYNAEKRGKRQVMIRPSSKVIIKFLTVMQRHGYIGEFEYVDDHRAGKIVVELNGRLNKCGVISPRFDVGVKEIEGWTARLLPSRQFGYIVLTTSAGIMDHEEARRKNVGGKVLGFFY